A region from the Thauera humireducens genome encodes:
- the glcC gene encoding transcriptional regulator GlcC gives MENVSGGRAGVTERQQVADIVAERIERLITDGVLKVGQALPSERRLCEKLGTSRSALREGLRVLRGLGIIETRHGSGSFVARLSAERDNSPLMHLFSTQPRTVYDLLEVRALLESEAARLAALRATVADLVSIRRRYEDMVAREQDIRATSAEDHARLDHDFHRAISEASHNAVLVHTLQSLSDLMLSSVFASVNNLYHRPAHKRLIDRQHHRLYQAIMDRQPERAERIAREHINSVRESFIEIEQEEQRLIRATMRLEGWN, from the coding sequence ATGGAAAATGTCTCCGGAGGCCGTGCCGGCGTCACCGAACGGCAGCAGGTCGCCGATATCGTCGCCGAGCGCATCGAACGCCTCATTACCGACGGTGTGCTGAAGGTGGGTCAGGCCCTGCCTTCCGAGCGTCGTCTGTGTGAAAAACTGGGCACATCGCGCTCCGCACTGCGCGAAGGGCTGCGGGTACTGCGCGGATTGGGCATCATCGAGACGCGGCACGGCAGCGGCTCGTTCGTCGCACGCCTGTCGGCCGAGCGCGACAACAGCCCGCTGATGCACCTGTTCAGCACGCAACCGCGCACGGTCTATGACCTGCTGGAAGTACGCGCCCTGCTCGAGAGTGAAGCGGCCCGTCTGGCCGCACTGCGCGCCACGGTGGCCGACCTCGTGTCGATCCGGCGCCGCTACGAGGACATGGTGGCCCGCGAACAGGACATCCGCGCCACCTCGGCCGAGGACCATGCCCGCCTCGACCACGACTTCCACCGCGCCATCAGCGAGGCTTCGCACAACGCCGTGCTGGTGCACACGCTGCAGTCCCTGTCGGACCTGATGCTGAGCAGCGTCTTCGCCTCGGTGAACAACCTCTACCATCGCCCTGCCCACAAGCGCCTGATCGACCGCCAGCACCACCGCCTTTACCAGGCGATCATGGATCGCCAGCCCGAACGGGCGGAACGCATCGCGCGCGAACACATCAACAGCGTGCGGGAAAGCTTCATAGAAATCGAACAGGAGGAGCAGCGCCTGATCCGGGCGACGATGCGGCTCGAGGGGTGGAACTGA
- a CDS encoding L-lactate permease, with the protein MNQTTLSLLAFLPLVLAGVLLIGFRWPARYAMPMVYVITAAIGLWAWDMSFNRVLASSLQGLILTVGILWIIFGAILLLNTLKHSGGIAAIRRGFANISPDRRVQALIVAWLFGCFIEGASGFGTPAAVAAPLLVALGFPALAAVVLGMMVQSTPVSFGAVGTPILVGVGAGLDRSGLTTQLASLGSSWDAFFMMISGRVAITHAIVGVLMPLIMVMVMTRFFGRNKSWAEGLAVAPFALLTAVAFGVPYMLAGVFLGPEFPSMIGALVGLAIVVPAAKKGFLLPKQNWDFAPASEWPAEWMGKIEMKLDQVAGKTPISTPMAWAPYLLLAAILVATRVIPELKSFLLGLKFGWVDILGEKGVSGAIEPLYLPGGILVVVVLITFFLHRMTGRELAKAANESSRTLLGAGFVLIFTIPMVRILINSGVNASGLVSMPVAMAQFVADSVGGVYPFFAPWVGALGAYIAGSNTVSNLMLSQFQFNTAGLLGVSGAMMVALQSVGAAAGNMIAIHNVVAASATVGLLGREGTTLRKTLLPTLYYVVAAGSIGLIAMYVMGITDPIHAAR; encoded by the coding sequence ATGAACCAAACAACGCTTTCACTGCTGGCCTTCCTGCCGCTGGTGCTGGCTGGCGTGCTGCTGATCGGCTTCCGCTGGCCCGCACGCTATGCGATGCCGATGGTGTATGTGATCACCGCTGCGATCGGGCTGTGGGCTTGGGACATGAGCTTCAACCGTGTCCTCGCGTCCAGCCTGCAGGGCCTGATCCTGACGGTCGGCATCCTGTGGATCATCTTCGGCGCGATCCTGCTGCTCAACACCCTGAAGCATTCGGGCGGCATTGCCGCGATCCGCCGCGGCTTTGCCAACATCAGCCCAGACCGCCGCGTGCAGGCGCTGATCGTGGCCTGGCTGTTCGGCTGCTTCATCGAGGGCGCCTCTGGTTTCGGCACGCCGGCCGCGGTGGCGGCACCGCTGCTGGTCGCTCTCGGCTTCCCGGCGCTGGCCGCGGTGGTGCTGGGCATGATGGTGCAGTCGACGCCGGTGTCGTTCGGCGCGGTGGGCACGCCCATCCTGGTTGGTGTCGGCGCCGGCCTGGACCGGAGCGGCCTGACCACCCAGCTCGCGAGCCTGGGTAGCAGCTGGGACGCCTTCTTCATGATGATCAGCGGTCGCGTGGCGATCACCCACGCCATCGTCGGCGTGCTGATGCCGCTGATCATGGTGATGGTGATGACGCGCTTCTTCGGCCGCAACAAGTCGTGGGCGGAAGGTCTTGCCGTGGCGCCGTTCGCGCTGCTGACGGCTGTCGCCTTCGGCGTGCCCTACATGCTCGCGGGTGTCTTCCTCGGCCCCGAGTTCCCGTCGATGATCGGTGCGCTGGTCGGCCTGGCCATCGTCGTGCCGGCGGCCAAGAAGGGCTTCCTGCTTCCCAAGCAGAACTGGGACTTCGCACCCGCCAGCGAGTGGCCCGCGGAATGGATGGGCAAGATCGAGATGAAGCTCGACCAGGTCGCGGGCAAGACGCCGATCTCCACGCCGATGGCCTGGGCGCCTTACCTGCTGCTGGCGGCCATCCTGGTGGCGACCCGTGTCATCCCGGAGCTGAAGAGCTTCCTGCTCGGCCTGAAGTTCGGCTGGGTCGACATCCTCGGCGAGAAGGGCGTGAGTGGCGCGATCGAGCCGCTGTATCTGCCCGGTGGCATCCTGGTCGTCGTCGTGCTGATCACCTTCTTCCTGCATCGCATGACCGGACGCGAACTGGCGAAGGCGGCGAATGAGTCCAGCCGTACGCTGCTGGGCGCCGGTTTCGTGCTGATCTTCACCATCCCGATGGTGCGGATCCTGATCAACTCGGGCGTCAATGCTTCGGGTCTGGTGTCGATGCCGGTGGCAATGGCGCAGTTCGTGGCCGACAGCGTGGGGGGCGTGTATCCCTTCTTCGCGCCATGGGTCGGTGCGCTGGGTGCGTACATCGCCGGCTCGAACACCGTGTCGAACCTGATGCTGTCGCAGTTCCAGTTCAACACCGCCGGCCTGCTGGGCGTGTCGGGCGCGATGATGGTGGCACTGCAGTCGGTCGGCGCCGCCGCCGGCAACATGATCGCCATCCACAACGTCGTTGCCGCCTCGGCCACCGTAGGCCTGCTCGGCCGCGAAGGCACGACGCTGCGCAAGACCCTCCTGCCGACGCTGTACTACGTCGTCGCGGCTGGCAGCATCGGCCTGATCGCGATGTACGTGATGGGGATCACCGACCCCATCCACGCGGCGCGCTGA
- a CDS encoding OsmC domain/YcaO domain-containing protein, with amino-acid sequence MEIKVNFLDKLRLEAKFDDFTVIADQPIRYKGDGSAPGPFDYFLASSALCAAYFVKLYCETRSISTDNIRLSQNNIVDPENRYKQIFKIQIELPEDISAADRQGILRSVERCTVKKVVQTGPEFVIEEVENLDADAQALLTLNPDSDACTYILGKDLPLERTIANMSEVLADLGIKIEIASWRNLVPNVWSLHIRDAHSPMCFTNGKGASKESALASALGEYIERLNCNHFYNDQFWGEDIANAPFVHYPNERWFKPGPKDALPAGILDEYCLPIYNPDGELRASHLYDTNSGNVQRGICALPYVRQSDGAVVYFPSNLIDNLYLSNGMSAGNTLAEAQVQCLSEIFERAVKREILEGEIALPDVPPEVLAKYPGILAGIEALEKQGFPVLVKDASLGGVFPVMSVTLMNPRTGGVFASFGAHPSLEVALERSLTELLQGRSFEGLNDLPQPTFETGAVTEPNNFVEHFIDSSGVVSWRFFSAKADYAFVEWDFSGQGENSNADEAETLFGILEEMGKEVYMAVYDQLGATACRILVPGYSEIYPVEDLIWDNTNKALSFRADILNLHRLDDASLEALLERLEESELDEYTDIITLIGIEFDENTVWGQLTILELKLLIHLALKQFEAAKERVEAFLQYNENTVERVLFYQALNVVLEVLLDDDLELDDYELNFRRMFGDARMDAVLGSVDGSVRFFGLTPTSMKLEGLDRHQRLIDSYKKLHVARARMAA; translated from the coding sequence ATGGAAATCAAGGTCAATTTTCTCGACAAGCTCCGTCTCGAGGCCAAGTTCGATGACTTCACGGTCATCGCCGATCAGCCCATCCGCTACAAGGGCGATGGCTCGGCGCCAGGTCCGTTCGATTACTTCCTGGCGTCGTCGGCATTGTGCGCGGCTTACTTCGTGAAGCTGTACTGCGAAACGCGCAGTATTTCTACAGACAATATTCGCCTTTCGCAGAACAACATTGTCGACCCGGAGAACCGCTACAAGCAGATCTTCAAGATCCAGATCGAACTGCCCGAGGATATTTCCGCCGCAGACCGCCAGGGCATCTTGCGCTCGGTCGAGCGTTGCACGGTCAAGAAGGTGGTGCAGACCGGGCCCGAGTTCGTGATCGAGGAAGTGGAGAATCTGGATGCGGATGCACAGGCCCTGCTGACGCTGAACCCGGATTCGGACGCATGCACCTACATTCTCGGCAAGGACCTGCCGCTGGAGCGGACCATCGCCAATATGTCGGAGGTTCTGGCGGATCTGGGCATCAAGATCGAGATTGCTTCATGGCGCAATCTCGTTCCCAACGTGTGGTCACTGCATATCCGCGACGCCCATTCGCCGATGTGTTTTACCAATGGCAAGGGTGCGAGCAAGGAAAGTGCGCTGGCGTCGGCCTTGGGGGAGTACATCGAGCGGCTGAACTGCAATCATTTCTACAATGACCAGTTCTGGGGAGAGGACATTGCGAATGCGCCGTTCGTGCATTACCCGAATGAACGCTGGTTCAAGCCTGGCCCCAAGGATGCGTTGCCGGCGGGAATTCTCGACGAATACTGCCTGCCGATCTACAACCCCGATGGCGAGTTGCGCGCCTCGCATCTGTACGACACCAACTCCGGCAACGTGCAGCGCGGCATCTGCGCGCTGCCGTATGTCCGACAGTCGGACGGTGCGGTGGTGTATTTCCCGTCCAACCTGATCGACAACCTCTATCTCAGCAATGGCATGAGCGCGGGCAACACGCTGGCCGAAGCGCAGGTGCAATGTCTTTCGGAGATCTTCGAGCGGGCGGTCAAGCGCGAGATTCTGGAAGGGGAAATCGCGCTGCCCGATGTCCCGCCCGAAGTGCTGGCGAAGTATCCGGGCATTCTGGCCGGCATCGAAGCGCTGGAAAAGCAGGGCTTTCCTGTGCTGGTGAAGGATGCGTCGCTGGGCGGGGTGTTTCCGGTGATGTCCGTCACCTTGATGAACCCGCGTACCGGCGGCGTGTTTGCCTCGTTCGGGGCGCATCCGAGCCTGGAGGTGGCGCTGGAACGCAGTCTTACCGAGTTGCTCCAGGGGCGCAGTTTCGAAGGCCTGAACGATTTGCCTCAGCCCACCTTCGAGACCGGCGCGGTCACCGAGCCGAACAACTTCGTCGAACACTTCATCGATTCCAGCGGCGTGGTGTCGTGGCGCTTCTTCAGCGCCAAGGCCGATTACGCGTTCGTCGAATGGGACTTCTCGGGCCAGGGCGAAAACTCCAATGCCGACGAAGCCGAGACCTTGTTCGGCATTCTCGAAGAGATGGGCAAGGAAGTTTACATGGCGGTGTATGACCAGCTCGGCGCAACGGCCTGCCGCATTCTGGTGCCCGGTTATTCGGAGATCTATCCGGTCGAGGATCTGATCTGGGACAACACCAACAAGGCACTTTCCTTCCGCGCCGATATCCTGAACCTGCATCGCCTCGACGACGCCAGCCTCGAGGCACTGCTTGAACGCCTGGAAGAGAGCGAGCTCGACGAATACACCGACATCATCACCCTGATCGGCATCGAGTTTGACGAGAATACGGTCTGGGGGCAGCTGACGATTCTGGAACTGAAGCTGCTGATTCATCTCGCCCTGAAGCAGTTCGAGGCGGCGAAGGAGCGGGTGGAAGCCTTCCTGCAGTACAACGAGAACACGGTCGAGCGCGTGCTGTTCTACCAGGCCTTGAATGTGGTGCTCGAGGTGCTGCTGGACGACGACCTGGAACTGGACGATTACGAGCTCAATTTCCGCCGGATGTTTGGCGACGCGCGGATGGATGCAGTGCTGGGATCGGTCGATGGCAGCGTGCGCTTCTTCGGCCTGACGCCGACGAGCATGAAGCTGGAAGGGCTCGACAGGCACCAGCGCCTGATCGACAGCTACAAGAAGCTGCACGTGGCGCGAGCCCGCATGGCGGCTTGA
- the glcE gene encoding glycolate oxidase subunit GlcE: protein MNIEVRDADRSEDLLAQVYTALATNTPVLIQGGGTKSFYGRATSGALLDTRAHRGIVSYDPTELVVTVRAGTPLAELEAVLDQSGQMLAFEPPYFGEGATVGGMVAAGLSGPRRPWVGSVRDFVLGCRVITGNGKHLRFGGEVMKNVAGYDVSRLMAGSLGSLGLLTEVSFKVLPKPRSSLTLRLEMDVDTALVRFAEWGQQPLPITAACHDGEGLMLRLEGGEGSVKAAREHLGGEEVSAAFWGALREQTLDFFSNPAPLWRISVANDSRPRLPEGAQLVDWGGAQRWLKTDAAAATLRGAAAAAGGHACCFTPGAAESPLHPLPEVLMRYHRRLKEQLDPQGIFNPGRMYDGL, encoded by the coding sequence ATGAACATCGAAGTACGAGACGCCGACCGCAGCGAAGATCTGCTGGCGCAGGTCTACACCGCGCTGGCAACCAACACACCGGTCCTGATCCAGGGCGGTGGGACGAAGTCATTCTATGGCCGGGCGACGAGCGGCGCACTGCTCGACACGCGCGCGCACCGCGGCATCGTCAGCTACGACCCGACCGAGCTGGTCGTTACGGTGCGTGCCGGTACGCCGCTGGCCGAACTTGAAGCCGTACTCGACCAATCCGGCCAGATGCTGGCTTTCGAGCCGCCGTACTTCGGCGAGGGCGCAACGGTCGGCGGCATGGTCGCAGCAGGCCTGTCCGGTCCGCGCCGGCCGTGGGTGGGTTCCGTGCGCGACTTCGTGCTCGGCTGTCGTGTCATCACCGGCAATGGCAAGCACCTGCGCTTCGGCGGCGAAGTCATGAAGAACGTTGCCGGTTACGACGTCTCGCGCCTGATGGCGGGCAGTCTGGGCAGTCTGGGGCTGCTGACCGAGGTGTCCTTCAAGGTACTGCCCAAGCCGCGCAGCAGCCTCACGCTGCGCCTCGAGATGGACGTCGACACCGCGCTCGTGCGCTTCGCGGAGTGGGGGCAACAGCCGCTGCCGATCACCGCGGCCTGCCACGACGGCGAAGGCCTGATGCTGCGGCTCGAAGGCGGGGAGGGCTCGGTGAAGGCCGCGCGCGAGCATCTCGGTGGCGAAGAGGTGTCGGCCGCCTTCTGGGGGGCACTGCGCGAGCAGACGCTCGACTTCTTCTCGAACCCCGCACCGCTGTGGCGGATTTCGGTCGCCAACGATAGCCGTCCGCGCTTGCCGGAGGGCGCGCAACTGGTCGACTGGGGGGGCGCACAGCGCTGGCTCAAGACCGACGCCGCTGCCGCCACCTTGCGCGGTGCCGCGGCGGCTGCCGGTGGCCATGCCTGCTGCTTCACGCCGGGCGCGGCGGAGAGCCCACTGCATCCGCTGCCCGAGGTGCTGATGCGCTATCACCGCCGGCTCAAGGAGCAGCTCGATCCGCAGGGCATCTTCAACCCCGGTCGCATGTACGACGGGCTGTGA
- a CDS encoding DUF1178 family protein, which produces MIVLDLCCNKEHRFEGWFASAHAFEDQCARQLVSCPVCASVQVRRLPSAPYVQTRQGAQDKPVSERLQAAATPAVPATPGAAATVTPETVTAVLQLLRHMARDADDVGERLPEEARRIHYGEAEARNIRGQASADDVEELLEEGIMIVPLPPGEDEVH; this is translated from the coding sequence GTGATCGTCCTCGACCTCTGCTGCAACAAGGAACATCGTTTCGAAGGCTGGTTCGCCTCTGCGCACGCCTTTGAGGATCAGTGCGCCCGCCAGCTCGTGAGTTGCCCGGTGTGCGCGAGCGTGCAGGTCCGCCGCCTGCCCAGTGCCCCCTATGTGCAGACGCGTCAAGGCGCCCAGGACAAGCCGGTCTCGGAGCGCCTACAGGCTGCCGCCACCCCCGCCGTGCCCGCCACGCCGGGCGCCGCAGCAACGGTGACACCGGAAACCGTTACTGCCGTGCTGCAGTTGCTGCGACACATGGCACGCGACGCCGATGACGTCGGCGAGCGGCTGCCCGAGGAGGCGCGTCGCATCCATTATGGTGAAGCCGAGGCGCGCAACATTCGGGGCCAGGCCTCGGCAGACGATGTCGAGGAACTCCTCGAGGAAGGGATCATGATCGTCCCCCTGCCGCCGGGCGAGGACGAGGTTCACTAG
- the glcF gene encoding glycolate oxidase subunit GlcF: MQTNLSEAARKLPGAEIAESVLRTCVHCGFCNATCPTYQLLGDELDGPRGRIYLMKQMLEGGEVSASTRMHLDRCLTCRNCETTCPSGVQYHKLLDIGRAAIEQWAPRPLGEVVQRAALRAVVPRPTLFKTLVQIGEAVRPVLPESLAAKLPRHKSPAKPRPTSQHARKVLMLEGCVQPGFAPNTNAAAARVLDRLGISVVPAHEAGCCGAVDFHLNAQDTGLDRARRNIDAWWPAIEAGAEAIVQTASGCGAFVKEYGFVLRDDPAYAAKAARVSALAKDLVEVLRAEPLEKLGIRGDKRLAFHCPCTLQHAQKLGGAVEGVLSRLGFDLTPVPDSHLCCGSAGTYSLTQPELSRKLRDNKLDALESGKPELIVTANIGCQTHLDGAGRTPVRHWIEIVEEAIG, translated from the coding sequence ATGCAAACCAACCTGAGCGAAGCCGCACGCAAGCTGCCCGGCGCCGAGATTGCCGAGAGCGTGCTGCGCACCTGCGTGCATTGCGGTTTCTGCAATGCCACGTGCCCGACCTACCAGTTGCTGGGCGACGAGCTCGACGGCCCGCGCGGCCGCATCTACCTGATGAAGCAGATGCTGGAGGGCGGCGAAGTCTCCGCCAGCACGCGCATGCACCTCGACCGCTGCCTCACCTGCCGCAACTGCGAAACGACCTGCCCGTCGGGCGTGCAGTACCACAAGCTGCTCGACATTGGCCGCGCCGCGATCGAACAGTGGGCGCCGCGTCCGCTGGGCGAGGTCGTCCAGCGCGCTGCGCTGCGGGCCGTGGTGCCGCGTCCGACGCTGTTCAAGACACTGGTGCAGATCGGCGAGGCCGTGCGCCCGGTGCTGCCCGAGTCGCTCGCTGCCAAGCTGCCGCGTCACAAGTCACCGGCCAAGCCGCGGCCGACCAGCCAGCATGCGCGCAAGGTCCTGATGCTCGAAGGTTGCGTGCAACCCGGCTTTGCGCCCAACACCAATGCGGCCGCGGCCCGCGTGCTCGACCGCCTGGGCATCAGCGTGGTGCCGGCGCACGAGGCCGGTTGCTGTGGCGCGGTGGATTTCCACCTCAATGCCCAGGACACCGGCCTCGATCGCGCACGACGCAACATCGACGCCTGGTGGCCCGCCATCGAAGCGGGTGCCGAGGCCATCGTGCAGACGGCCAGCGGTTGCGGCGCCTTCGTCAAGGAGTATGGCTTCGTGCTGCGCGACGATCCGGCCTACGCAGCCAAGGCGGCCCGCGTGAGCGCGCTGGCGAAGGACCTCGTCGAGGTGCTGCGCGCGGAGCCGCTGGAGAAGCTCGGCATCCGTGGCGACAAGCGCCTGGCCTTCCATTGCCCATGCACGCTGCAGCACGCGCAGAAGCTCGGCGGTGCGGTCGAAGGGGTGCTCTCCCGCCTCGGGTTCGACCTCACGCCCGTCCCGGACAGCCACCTGTGCTGCGGCTCGGCCGGGACCTACTCGCTGACCCAGCCCGAACTGTCGCGCAAGCTGCGCGACAACAAGCTCGATGCGCTGGAGAGCGGCAAGCCCGAACTGATCGTGACCGCCAACATCGGCTGTCAGACCCACCTCGACGGCGCCGGACGCACGCCTGTGCGTCACTGGATCGAGATCGTCGAGGAAGCCATCGGCTGA
- a CDS encoding alkaline phosphatase family protein gives MDTKSDAWPAGCVLPDYGPGGIYGLASALRTWLHDTDAGLDVARVAPGEAATVVLLVIDGLGAHALDSFGRGSALAADWHVTLTSVFPSTTASAVTTLMTGASPAEHGLNGWFIHDRRFGGVIAPLPLEARGDGPLHALRLTSRLFTQRSMFRDARRPAFMVSPQQIAFSPFSRHHARGACVRGYDTLERLQDEILGAVEGVGRQGGFVHAYYPRFDAISHAYGCRSPRAIACFHKIDAMYARLCERLRGKGVRILVTADHGFIDSAPERTVGIEPESEVARMLDAPLFGERRLAFCAVREGAHEEFEAWARNELAGRAVVMRGEDCIASGVFGPGRRNTRLAERVGTHVLLMEPGWTIVDQVEGEEPFTLIGVHGGLTADEMRVPLVLATP, from the coding sequence ATGGATACGAAATCCGACGCCTGGCCTGCCGGCTGCGTGCTGCCCGACTACGGGCCGGGCGGAATCTATGGCCTGGCCAGCGCGCTGCGGACCTGGCTGCATGACACCGATGCCGGGCTGGATGTGGCCAGGGTGGCGCCGGGCGAGGCGGCGACCGTCGTGCTGCTCGTCATCGACGGCCTCGGCGCACATGCCCTCGATTCCTTCGGCCGCGGCTCAGCGCTTGCCGCGGACTGGCATGTGACGCTGACTTCGGTGTTTCCGAGCACCACCGCGAGCGCGGTGACCACCCTGATGACGGGTGCCTCACCCGCGGAGCACGGGTTGAACGGCTGGTTCATTCACGACCGGCGCTTCGGAGGCGTCATCGCACCCCTGCCGCTTGAAGCACGCGGCGACGGTCCGCTGCACGCCCTGCGCCTGACGTCGCGCTTGTTTACGCAGCGCTCGATGTTCCGCGACGCGCGCCGGCCGGCCTTTATGGTGTCGCCGCAGCAGATCGCCTTTTCACCCTTTTCGCGTCACCACGCGCGCGGTGCCTGTGTCCGAGGCTACGACACGCTCGAGCGCCTACAGGACGAGATCCTCGGTGCCGTCGAAGGGGTCGGGCGGCAGGGCGGCTTCGTCCATGCGTATTACCCCCGTTTCGATGCGATCAGCCATGCCTACGGCTGCCGCTCGCCGCGCGCGATCGCGTGTTTCCATAAGATCGATGCGATGTACGCGCGCCTGTGCGAGCGCCTGCGCGGAAAGGGCGTGCGCATCCTGGTGACGGCCGACCATGGCTTCATCGACAGCGCACCGGAGCGCACGGTGGGTATCGAGCCCGAATCCGAGGTGGCACGCATGCTCGATGCGCCCCTGTTTGGCGAGCGGCGCCTCGCCTTCTGTGCGGTCCGCGAAGGCGCCCATGAGGAGTTCGAAGCCTGGGCCAGGAACGAGCTGGCAGGACGTGCCGTGGTCATGCGCGGGGAGGACTGCATCGCGTCGGGCGTGTTCGGTCCGGGACGCCGCAACACGCGTCTTGCGGAGCGCGTGGGTACGCATGTGCTGCTGATGGAGCCGGGGTGGACCATCGTCGACCAGGTCGAGGGCGAGGAGCCCTTCACGCTCATCGGCGTCCACGGCGGCTTGACGGCGGACGAGATGCGCGTGCCGCTGGTCCTGGCGACACCCTGA
- a CDS encoding GlcG/HbpS family heme-binding protein, with protein sequence MQTKYVLTNSDVVRIVSAAREEALKNQWAVTIAVVDDGGHPLALERLDGCAPIGAYIAPQKARTAALGRRESKLYEDMINGGRVSFLSAPEISGMLEGGVPVIVEGQVIGAVGVSGVKSDQDAQIARAGIAALA encoded by the coding sequence ATGCAAACCAAATATGTTCTTACGAATTCAGATGTCGTGCGCATCGTTTCCGCAGCGCGCGAAGAAGCGCTGAAGAACCAATGGGCGGTCACCATCGCCGTCGTCGACGACGGCGGTCATCCGCTCGCGCTTGAGCGTCTGGACGGCTGCGCACCGATCGGCGCCTACATCGCCCCGCAGAAGGCACGCACCGCAGCCCTCGGCCGTCGCGAATCCAAGCTCTACGAGGACATGATCAACGGCGGTCGCGTGTCATTCCTGTCGGCGCCCGAGATCAGCGGCATGCTCGAAGGCGGTGTCCCCGTCATCGTCGAGGGCCAGGTGATCGGGGCGGTCGGCGTGTCGGGCGTCAAGTCCGACCAGGATGCGCAGATCGCGCGTGCGGGTATCGCCGCCCTGGCCTGA
- the glcD gene encoding glycolate oxidase subunit GlcD, with protein MNILYNEEIDGPLSKVDRADLFADLRQAMPDLLILHREEDLRPYECDGLAAYRTVPLLAVLPERVEQVESILRICHARRVPVVARGAGTGLSGGALPLAQGVLLVMARFNRILELNPKGRYARVQPGVRNLAISQAAAPYELYYAPDPSSQIACSIGGNVAENAGGVHCLKYGLTVHNVMKIEVLTMEGERITLGADALDAPGFDLLALFTGSEGMLGIVTEVTVKLLPKPRVARVLMASFDSVEAAGKAVADIIGAGIIPGGLEMMDKLAIQAAEDFIHAGYPVAAEAILLCELDGVELDVAEDIERVRAVLDEAGATAVSLARDEAERALFWAGRKNAFPAVGRMSPDYYCMDGTIPRRHLPKVLRGTAELSEQYGLRVANVFHAGDGNMHPLILFDANEPGALERAEELGGKILELCVAVGGTITGEHGVGREKINQMCVQFNVDELSFFHAVKAAFDEHALLNPGKNIPTLRRCAENGAMRVHQGKMPFPELERF; from the coding sequence ATGAACATTCTGTACAACGAGGAAATCGATGGCCCGCTGAGCAAGGTGGATCGTGCCGATCTCTTTGCCGATCTGCGCCAGGCCATGCCCGACCTGCTGATCCTCCACCGCGAGGAGGATCTGCGCCCCTACGAGTGCGACGGCCTTGCCGCCTACCGCACGGTGCCCTTGCTGGCGGTGCTGCCCGAGCGGGTGGAGCAGGTCGAGTCCATCCTGCGCATCTGTCACGCGCGGCGCGTGCCGGTGGTGGCGCGCGGCGCGGGCACCGGGCTGTCGGGGGGCGCGCTGCCGCTGGCCCAGGGCGTGCTGCTGGTGATGGCGCGCTTCAACCGCATCCTCGAACTGAACCCCAAGGGGCGCTACGCGCGTGTCCAGCCCGGTGTGCGCAACCTGGCGATCTCGCAGGCAGCCGCACCCTACGAGCTGTACTACGCCCCTGATCCCTCATCGCAGATCGCCTGTTCGATCGGCGGCAACGTTGCCGAGAACGCGGGCGGCGTGCACTGCCTCAAGTACGGCCTGACCGTGCATAACGTGATGAAGATCGAGGTGCTCACGATGGAGGGCGAACGCATCACGCTGGGTGCGGATGCGCTCGACGCGCCGGGCTTCGACCTCCTGGCGCTGTTCACCGGCTCGGAAGGCATGCTTGGCATCGTGACCGAGGTGACGGTGAAGCTGCTGCCCAAGCCGCGCGTGGCGCGCGTGCTGATGGCGAGCTTCGATTCGGTGGAGGCGGCGGGCAAGGCGGTGGCCGACATCATCGGCGCCGGCATCATCCCCGGCGGTCTGGAGATGATGGACAAGCTTGCGATCCAGGCCGCGGAGGACTTCATCCACGCCGGCTACCCGGTCGCGGCCGAGGCCATCCTGTTGTGCGAACTCGACGGTGTTGAGCTCGACGTGGCCGAAGACATCGAGCGCGTGCGCGCGGTGCTGGACGAGGCGGGCGCCACCGCGGTGAGCCTGGCGCGCGACGAAGCCGAGCGCGCGCTGTTCTGGGCCGGGCGCAAGAATGCCTTCCCGGCGGTGGGGCGCATGTCGCCAGACTACTACTGCATGGACGGCACCATCCCCCGGCGCCACCTGCCCAAGGTGCTGCGCGGCACGGCCGAGCTTTCCGAACAGTACGGGCTGCGCGTGGCCAACGTGTTCCACGCCGGCGACGGCAACATGCACCCGCTGATCCTGTTCGATGCCAACGAGCCGGGCGCACTGGAGCGCGCCGAGGAGCTTGGCGGCAAGATCCTCGAACTGTGCGTGGCTGTGGGCGGCACGATCACCGGCGAGCATGGTGTGGGCCGCGAGAAGATCAACCAGATGTGCGTGCAGTTCAACGTTGATGAACTCAGCTTCTTCCACGCGGTGAAGGCGGCGTTCGACGAGCACGCCCTGCTGAACCCAGGCAAGAACATTCCGACGCTGCGCCGCTGCGCGGAGAACGGCGCCATGCGCGTGCATCAGGGCAAGATGCCCTTCCCGGAACTGGAGCGTTTCTGA